In a genomic window of Lonchura striata isolate bLonStr1 chromosome 4, bLonStr1.mat, whole genome shotgun sequence:
- the QRFPR gene encoding pyroglutamylated RF-amide peptide receptor: MRSLNITPEQFAQLLRDNNVTREQFIALYGLQPLVYIPELPRRTKVAFVLICVLIFALALFGNCLVLYVVTRSKAMRTVTNIFICSLALSDLFIAFFCVPFTMLQNISSNWLGGAFACKMVPFVQSTAIVTEILTMTCIAVERHQGIVHPLKMKWQYTNKRAFTMLGIVWLLALIVGSPMWYVQRLEVKYDFLYEKVHVCCLEEWASPIYQKIYTTFILVILFLLPLMLMLFLYTKIGYELWIKKRVGDASVLQTIHGNEMSKISRKKKRAIVMMVTVVFLFAVCWAPFHVIHMMMEYSNFEKEYDDVTIKMIFAIVQIIGFFNSICNPIVYAFMNENFKKNFLSALCFCIMKDNTSPGRQHGNSGITMRRQKPSASQRDHMDSDEGRREAFSDGNIEVKFCDQPASKRNLKRHLVLFSSELTVHSAVGNGQ, encoded by the exons ATGCGGTCCCTGAACATCACCCCGGAGCAGTTCGCGCAGCTCCTGCGGGACAACAACGTGACGCGGGAGCAGTTCATTGCTCTCTACGGGCTGCAGCCGCTGGTGTACATCCCGGAGCTGCCCAGACGCACCAAGGTTGCCTTCGTCCTCATCTGCGTTCTCATCTTCGCCCTGGCGCTCTTCGGCAACTGCTTGGTGCTGTACGTGGTGACCCGCAGCAAAGCCATGAGGACCGTCACCAACATCTTCATCTGCTCCCTGGCGCTCAGCGACCTCTTCATCGCCTTCTTCTGCGTGCCCTTCACCATGCTGCAGAACATCTCCTCCAACTGGCTCGGCG GTGCCTTCGCTTGCAAGATGGTGCCGTTTGTTCAATCCACTGCTATTGTAACTGAGATTCTTACAATGACCTGCATTGCTGTGGAAAGACACCAGGGAATTGTGCATCCACTAAAAATGAAGTGGCAGTACACCAATAAAAGAGCTTTCACGATGCTTG GCATAGTCTGGTTGCTGGCTCTTATTGTTGGGTCACCCATGTGGTACGTGCAACGGCTTGAG GTTAAATATGACTTTCTATATGAAAAAGTGCATGTTTGTTGCTTGGAAGAATGGGCCAGTCCCATTTATCAGAAGATATATACGACCTTTATTCTTGTTATACTCTTCCTTCTTCCACTGATGCTGATGCTTTTCTTGTACACTAAAATTGGCTATGAACTCTGGATTAAGAAACGAGTGGGAGATGCTTCAGTTCTTCAAACCATTCATGGGAACGAAATGTCTAAAATATCAAG GAAGAAGAAGCGAGCAATTGTTATGATGGTGACAGTGGTGTTTCTCTTTGCAGTCTGTTGGGCCCCTTTCCATGTGATTCACATGATGATGGAGTACA gtaaTTTTGAGAAGGAGTATGATGATGTGACAATCAAAATGATCTTTGCAATTGTCCAGATCATAGGATTCTTCAATTCTATTTGCAACCCTATTGTGTATGCTTTCATGAATGAGAACTTCAAGAAAAATTTTCTGTCTGCCCTCTGCTTCTGCATTATGAAAGACAACACAtccccaggcaggcagcatGGCAACTCAGGAATTACTATGAGGAGGCAAAAGCCAAGTGCATCTCAGAGAGATCACATGGATTCTGATGAAGGCAGGAGGGAAGCATTCAGTGATGGCAACATCGAGGTCAAATTCTGTGATCAGCCAGCTTCCAAAAGGAATTTGAAAAGGCACCTGGTCCTGTTCAGCTCTGAGCTTACTGTACACTCTGCAGTAGGAAATGGACAGTAG